The proteins below are encoded in one region of Ostrea edulis chromosome 3, xbOstEdul1.1, whole genome shotgun sequence:
- the LOC125675524 gene encoding uncharacterized protein LOC125675524 — MAIITFLIGVLIHSVLTSAQSCDNIDDQVCQGFAAKTNVCTDPCLSKLCPRTCNLCPLKCYHCDGVSSPSLCTATQICPSKNYSCIVTESLGSDFAINYRQGCATAEVCTRLFGSGAPTLIGRSASNLNGECCDNDLCNSISPVGKRQVVDLPTTMRPRTTTPTFTTPTFTTPTFATFTTTPPKTQAPPMMTTSPQPILSSQCEDVDQASCQRLGTIKKDMCNDDCFVRACPRTCGKCAECYSCQHVSSPANCTKHLVCEPGEKCYVLKTLSYSGEEGYNLGCMLDNVCKKFNSQAGNVFGKRNDPVELSVDGDCCTGDLCNHVGLTHGSTVTTISPPTGVGCTYTAALHHCPTNFHLIDGKCMMIPSRQMSYKQAESYCRNHCSVLIENFSAKDTPAIAYFIQTTLRGQSNYVYIGAQDADHDGDYNWNQAGTVVAHSSSPVNGHYCLTYSAITKGVHPVSCTSFHYVLCQAQMK; from the exons ATGGCGATTATTACATTTCTTATAG GTGTGTTGATTCACTCGGTTCTGACATCTGCCCAATCGTGTGACAATATAGATGACCAAGTGTGTCAAGGGTTCGCCGCCAAAACCAACGTATGCACAGATCCATGTTTATCCAAGCTATGTCCTAGAACATGTAACCTATGCC CTCTGAAATGTTACCATTGTGACGGAGTTTCCTCGCCATCTTTGTGCACCGCCACCCAGATCTGTCCAAGCAAGAATTAT TCCTGCATTGTGACTGAGTCTCTGGGATCTGATTTCGCCATCAACTACAGACAAGGTTGTGCCACTGCAGAG GTTTGTACACGGTTGTTTGGTTCTGGAGCTCCGACACTTATTGGACGTAGCGCGTCAAATCTTAATGGCGAATGTTGTGATAACGATCTCTGCAACAGCATTAGTCCGGTAGGGAAACGACAAGTGGTCGATCTACCAACTACAATGCGTCCAAGAACGACAACCCCAACATTTACAACTCCGACATTTACAACTCCAACATTTGCAACATTCACAACCACACCCCCTAAGACACAAGCACCGCCCATGATGACGACATCACCGCAAC CTATTCTGTCCTCCCAGTGCGAAGATGTAGATCAAGCTTCTTGCCAGCGCCTCGGCACAATCAAGAAGGACATGTGTAATGACGATTGCTTTGTACGGGCGTGTCCGAGAACATGCGGGAAATGCG CTGAGTGTTACTCATGTCAACATGTCTCAAGTCCTGCCAATTGCACCAAGCACCTCGTGTGTGAACCAGGGGAG AAATGCTACGTTTTGAAGACTTTGAGTTATAGCGGTGAAGAAGGATATAATCTAGGCTGCATGCTTGAtaat GTTTGTAAGAAGTTCAACAGCCAGGCTGGGAATGTGTTTGGGAAGAGAAATGACCCGGTGGAACTGTCTGTCGACGGCGACTGTTGTACCGGGGACCTATGTAATCACGTGGGACTCACACACGGGTCAACAGTCACTACTATTTCGCCGCCTACAGGAG TTGGATGCACATACACAGCTGCCCTCCATCATTGTCCCACCAATTTCCACTTGATTGATGGGAAATGCATGATGATCCCATCGCGTCAAATGTCGTATAAGCAAGCCGAG AGTTATTGTAGAAACCATTGCTCTGTGCTGATTGAAAATTTCTCAGCCAAGGACACACCTGCGATAGCATACTTCATTCAGACAACATTAAGAG GACAGTCCAATTACGTGTACATTGGTGCTCAGGACGCAGACCATGATGGAGATTACAATTGGAATCAGGCGGGAACGGTTGTTGCTCATTCGTCATCTCCAGTCAATGGACACTACTGCCTCACGTATTCAGCCATAACAAAAGGAGTCCATCCAGTCTCTTGCACATCGTTCCACTACGTCCTTTGTCAAgcacaaatgaaataa